In Planktothrix tepida PCC 9214, the genomic window GCTTGGAAAAAGAAACTTTTAAATGGACTCGGAGATCAAGCCCCGGTTTTAATGGCTGTTATTCCTGAACTGAAAGTTTTATTAAATCAACAGTCTTCCCTGACTGAATCAGAGGTTAATCTTGACCTGAATCAATTTAATCGTTTAATTCAAAAGCTAATTCAAACTTTTGCCAAACCTCATCATCCCTTAGTCATTTTTTTAGATGATTTACAATGGGCAGATGTTGAATCCTTACGATTAATTCAGGTTTTGATGAGTCCTGAACAAAATATTTATTCTACACCTCCAACCTTAGTGCTAATTTTAGCGTATCGGGATGACGAGATCGGGGAAACACATCCTTTAATTAAAATCTTAGAAACCTTAGAAAATTCAGGAATTCCCTTACATCGAATTCCTTTAAATGCTTTAGAAGATTCTGCGATTAATCAACTAATAGCAGAAACATTAGTTTGTTCCTTAGACCGGGCTAAACCTTTGGCAGAATTAGTCAGTCAAAAAACTCAAGGAAATCCTTTTTTTGTTCGTCAATTTCTACAAACCTTATATACAGAAGAACTAATTTGGTTTAATCCGCCTCAATCTTCCTTAAAAAATCGAAATTTATTCGGAGGTTGGCAATGTAATTTAACTCAAATTAAAACCCGTTCGATTAACTCTAATATTTTAGATTTAATTCTTCATCAATTACAACAATTACCTCCAGACACCCAAGAAATTTTAAAAATTGCGGCTTGTTTAGGAAATCAATTTAATGCCGTAGATTTAGCTACCGTAACTGAAAAAACTTATTTAGAAACATTAAAAGCTTTAGAAATTGCTTTACAGGCTCAATTTATTGTTATTGCTAGAGATATTTATCCCTTTTATTCCTTAGAAACTGAAGTATTTTCCCCTCCACACTTTGATCCAAATGAAACCTTACCGTTGTTACAGCCCGGTATTGATAAATACCAATTTATTCATGACCGAGTTCAACAAGCTGCTTATCTTTTAATTCCAACTCATCAACGACAAGCGACTCATTTAAAAATCGGAAATTCGCTTTTAAATCAAATCAAAAAACAATATTTTAATCAATCCATTAAGATTATTTTACATATAATTTCAACCGAAGTTTTATTAAATATCATTAATCAACTCAATTTAGGAGTAGGCTTAATTCAGGATCAAAAAGAACGAGATCAATTAGCCTTATTTAATTTAATAGCCGGACAAAAAGCGAAAATTGCCACCGCCTATCCGACAGCTATTGGACATTTAGCGATTGGTCTGGGGTTATTGGTAACGGAGAGTTGGGAACGAGACTATCAATTAACATTAGAATTATACACAGAAGCAGCAGAAATTGCTTATCTCAGCCAAGATTGGGAAAATTTACACAAGTGGGGAAATATTGTTTTAGAAAATGTTAAAATATTCGGGCATAAAGTAAGAATTTATGAATTAATGATTCAAGCTTATAGGAGCCAAAATCAAGATCACAATGCGGTCAATCTTGCGTTAGCTGTTTGTCAACAATTAGGGTTCACCTGGGGTGATAATTTTAGTGAAGAAAGTTGGCAGGAATTCAAGCATAATTTTATTAAAAATTTAGGGGGAAGAACACCCTTAGCATTATTAGATTTACCCGAATTATCTAATACTAATTTAGTAAATTTATTTAGAATTTTAACCTCTGCTTTTCCTTCTGCTTATCGGGTAATTCCCAAACAATTCCCATTTTGGGTTTTAAAACTGGTTCATTTATCCTATCAACAAGGAAATACAACGTTATCAAGTTTTGTCTATGCTGTATTTGGATTTATTCTTTGTACGCAAGGGGAAATTGAGTTCGGAAATCAAATGGGAGAATTAGCTTTAGAATTATCGCAAAAACAAGCAAATTTTGCAATAATTATCAAAGTTAAACAACTGGTTTATCGGTTTATTAAACCTTGGAAAACTTCCTTAAAGCAGATTTTATCTCCTCTCAAAACTTGCTATTTACAAGCTCAAGAAGCCGGGAGAATTGATGAAGCTTATTGTCTTGCTCAAGCTTATCTTGAAATCGCTTATTTCACGGGAAACGATGTCTCTGAATTGGAGCTTGAATTGAGTCGGTGTTTAAATCAGTTACAAAATTTTAAATCTCCGTCAGAACTATTAATTTTTACAACCTATCATCAAAGCTTGCAAATTTTAAATGGAAAATTAGAGGGAGACACCTCATTAAATTTTACGGGTCATGCTGAAAACGGGACAATAGGAACGACTGAAATTGGATATTCTTCCCAGGAAATTCCTTTTGAACTTAGTTTAAATTTCATGGTTCTGAATTATAGATTAGATAGATTACAACAGGCGAAGGAATGGTCTCAGCAAGCTGAATGCTATTTAAACAAAGACACCTATTTTGTTTTACAACCGTTTTTTTATTGTTATCAATCTTTAATTGATTTAGCAATCTACCCGGAGTTATCGTCAGAAGACCAAGTTAAAATTTCAGAAAAAGTAACTCAAAACCAAGAAAAATTAAAAGCTTTTTCTCAGGGGACTCCGATGAACTTTTCCCATCTATTTTATTTGGTGGAGGCAGAATTTAACCACATTCAAGGAGATTATATTAAAGCCATTGAAGCTTATGAACAAGCGATTATGCTGGCTAAAACCTATCAGTTTATTCAGGAAGAAGCTTTAGCAGAGGAATTAGCGGCTAAATTTTATTTAGATTGGGGAAAAGAAAAAATTGCCAGGGTTTATTTAATTGATGCTTATTATAGTTATGCTCATTGGGGTGCTTTTGCCAAAGTGAAGGATTTAGAATCTCGTTATCCTCAACTTTTAAATTCTATTTTAGCACAACTTGTTATTCCCACAACAGGAACAACAATCAGTAATAATACGACAGAAACCATTATTTCTAGTAGTCATGGAGGTTCGGCTGCTCTCGATTTAGCAACGGTGACAAAAGCTTCTCAAGCTTTATCTCAAGAAATCGATTTAGAACAACTCTTGAAACGATTAATTCAAGTGGTGATTGAAAACGCAGGAGCCGAAAAATGTTGTATTCTTTTATCTAAATCGGGAAAATTAGCGATAGAAGCAATAGCCAGTTTAAATCCGATTAACGGAGGGTCTATTGAGATTGAATCCTTATTAAAATCTGTTTCTGTAGAGCAAAGTAATGCCTTACCTTTATTGATTCTGAATACCGTGATTCAAACCCAAGAGTTTATGATTTTAGCAGATGCTCGTCAAGAATCTCGGTATCGTAATGATCCTTATTTAATAGAACATCAATCCAAATCAATCCTCATGACTCCCATTCAAAATCGGGGGAAATTGATTGGAATTCTGTACCTTGAAAATAACTTAGCAACCGCAGTGTTTACTCCAGAACGATTAGAAGTCCTCAAAATTCTGTTTTCTCAAGCCGCGATTTCCATTGACAATGCTAAACTTTATTCTCAAGTTCGCAATAATGAACAACAGATGACGCAATTCTTAGAAGGAATTCCGGTTGGCGTTGCTGTTTTAGACCCTACGGGTAAACCCTATTTTACCAATCAAAAAGCTCAACAATTGCTCAAAACTAAAGTCACTCCTGGATTATTTTGTGAAGCTTTATCTAATATTTATCAAGCTTATCTCAATTGGTGTCAACAGCATCAATTTGATCAATTAACACCTTATTGTGATTTATATAATCCTACACCCGATACCACGTTTATTTTAGAAGTGAATCAGGGAGAACAAACGATATTGCTTGAAAATTGGGTGACACCGACTTATGATGAAGAGGGGGATTTAATGTATGCGATTCTAGCGTTCCAAGATATAACAAAACGTCAGCAAACAGAACTGGCTTTAAGGCAAGCTGAAGAAAAATATCGCAGTATATTTGAAAATGCCAGTGAAGGCTTATTTCAAACCACCAGGGAGGGGCATTATATCAGTGCAAATCCTGCCTTGGCGAAGATTTTAGGTTATGATTCTCCCTGGGATTTAATGTCAACGGTGAGGAATGTTGAAGAACAAATTTATGTAGATTCTCAACGCCGATTAGATTTTATACAATTAATTGATCAACAAGGGGAAGTTTCAGGATTTGAATTTAAAGCCTACCGCAAAGATGGCAGCATTATTTGGATTTCAGAAAATGCACGGGCTGTCTTTAATGATAAAAATGAATTACTTTATTATGAAGGGTTTGTCGTTGATATTACAGAACGAAAAACTGCCGAAGAAGAACGCTTACAATTTATGGCAAAACTTTCAGAATTGAATCATCATTTAGATGAAGCGTTAGATTCGGAATTTGAACTGACGGATGCAGCGGCGCGATTTGTTCCCCATGAATTTTTATCTTTTTTAGGTTATGAAAGTATTGTGGAAGTTCAGTTAGGGGCAGCAGTTCAAAAAGAAATGTCGATTTTATTTGCTGATATTCGGGATTTTACCAGTCTTTCTGAAGATATGACTCCTGAAGATAATTTTAAATTTATTAATGCGTTTTTAAGCCGTATGGAACCTGCCATCGTCGAAAATTATGGTTTTATTGATAAATATATTGGGGATGAAATTATGGCATTATTTGGCGGGTCTGCTGATGATGCAGTTCGGGCTGGGATTTCAATGATTAGCCGACTGAATGAGTATAATGAAACCCGACAACGCCCCGAACGTCCTCCGATTAAAATTGGGATTGGTATTAATACCGGAGGATTAATGTTAGGAATTGTGGGGGGTAAAAATCGACTGGATAGTACGGTTATTAGTGATTCGGTCAATGTCGCTTCTCGCATTGAGAATTTAACAAAAAATTATGGGGTGTCTTTATTAATTACCCATCCCACTTTTATGGCTTTAGAAAATGCCAACGAGTATGCAATTCGGATTATTGATCGAGTCAAAGTCAAAGGAAAATCCGATGCGGTAACGGTATATGAAGTATTTGATTCAGATTTGCCGGAAATAAAAGCTGGAAAACTTCGGACAAAAACCACCTTTGAATATGGATTAATGCAATATTATTTAGAACGTTACTCAGAGGCTGCCAGATTATTCCAAGAATGCCTACATCACCTCCCTATGGATAAAGTTGCTCAAATTTATTTAGAACGCTGTTTATCTAAAATGTTCTAAGTCTTTGATATGATTTGAACAATCCTTTGTGTGTTGAACGATTACCCAGTATGAGCGATCTGTATATTTCAGCGACGGAATACCACCACAAAATTGAAACCTTAGCCGTAAAAATTTATCAGTCTCAATGGCAATTTAATCAAATTGTCTGTTTAGCGAGGGGAGGGTTACGAGTCGGGGATATTCTTTCTCGGATTTTTGAACAACCGATGGCGATTTTAGCGACATCATCTTATCATGGGCTAGGGGGAAAAGTTCGAGGCGCGATCAAAATTGCTGAACACTTAACTATGACCACAGACACCTTGGGAAGTCACGTTTTATTAGTGGATGATTTAGTCGATTCTGGGATTAGTTTACAAGAATCTATCCGGTGGTTGAAATCCCGTTATCCTCAAATCCAAGAGATGAAAACGGCTGTTCTCTGGTATAAAAGTTGTTCAGTAATGGCTCCCGATTATTTTGTGGATTATCTGGCGGATAACCCTTGGATTCATCAACCCTTTGAATGTTATGAAAACATGAATTTAGCCGAGTTGGAACAGCCGGGTTAAACAAGATGACTAATCGCTTTTTCTCACCCCCTGTTCCCTATTTTCTTTTCCCTTCTGTTCCCTGTTCCCAGTTAAGCTGTTCCCTCTTCCTCTCGATAGATTGTAAAATCTTAATTTTATCGATGTAAAATATTTGATTTTCTTAACATCTGGGGAACACACAATTTAAAAATCCTGTGTTATCTTAAAAAGCGTAAACACTGAACGCATTAAACCGTTTAGGGAGCCAAGGAGGTGATGCCCATGATTGAAAGTAGTAAACGCATGGGTCGCCGGATTGGAAAATGCCGACTGTGCGCCGGGGCTGTCATCTAGTGAAAAGTTTGTGTTCATTTAGGACACTCGCTGACCTAGATAACCGGACTCACACTCAATGATCTTCCGGCAGTCAGGTTCTAATCCAGGAGACCCGCTAGACCGCTCTTACCCTATTGTGAAGGCAAGTGCTAACACAAAGTCTGGGTGAGAGCGGATAGTTATTTTAATCCTACATTTATTGTCATTTTTAAAGTAGCCCATGGTAGGACGACTCAGTAATAGCGAAATTCAACAGCTTTCCCAGCAAGTTCCAGCTTGGACAGTAGAGGGACATTATTTAAAATTAGTCAAACGATTTAAAAATTTTATTGAAGCGATTGAATTTGTAAACAAGTTAGTCGAACCTTCAGAAGTTGCTGGACATCACCCCGATTTAGAGATTTCTTATAATAAAGTCACCATTAGTCTAACAACTCATGACGCGGGGGGTTTAACCGAGAAAGATTTTGCTTTAGCTCAACAAATTTCAGCACTGGGTTAATCATAACATCAGTGCTGTTTTTTTTTTCTGAATAATTTTAGGATAGAGGAACAAAATTTCACCGTATTAATAGTTCGAGGGAAGTGGAGTGAAAGTGTCGAATGAAAATAATTTTTGAGAAACCTGAATTGTTCCATAACTTCGATGAGCAAGCGGAACTCATTGAGAAACTGCTCGATATTGGTACGGCTCTGTCTGGAACTCAAGAGTTAAGTACCCTGCTGAATTTAATATTAACAAAAAGCCGTGAAATTACTTGGAGTGATGCGGGGAGTGTCTATCTTATTGATCACAGTGATAACAACCCCAAATTGCTGTTTAAAGTGGCACAAAATGCGTCTTTACCGAATTTGTCTTTTAAAGAATTTGCGATTCCTTTAACTCCTCGAAGTTTAGCTGGATATGTGGCGTTAAAATCCGTTTCATTAAATATTCCCGATGCCTATAATTTACCAGAACATGAACCCTATCAACTTGATCGCAGTTTCGATGAAAATATTAGTTATCGGACTTGTTCTGTTTTAGTGGTTCCGATGAAAAACCGCAAAGGAGAAGTGATTGGGGTTCTACAACTCATTAACCGCAAAATTAACCCGGATGTGGCAATTACGGCAGAAAATGCGGTAGAAATGACCCAACCTTTTTCGATTTGGGAAGAGCGAATTTTGCGATCGCTTGCCTCCCAAGCTGCTATTTCCATTGAACGAAATCATTTACAAGAAAGTATTGAACATCTGTTTGAGGGGTTTGTTCGCACGTCTGTACAAGTGATTGAAGCTCGTGATCCCTGTACCTTTGGTCACTCAGAACGAGTGGCAGAATTAGCAGTTCGTTTAAGTCAAGAAGTTAATACGGTTAATTCGGGTTCCTTAGCACCTTTTTGTTTTAGTGAACGTCAACTCCAAGAACTTCGCTATGCTGCATTATTACATGATTTTGGGAAAGTGGGTGTTCCTGAAGCGATTTTAACCAAACCGAAAAAACTTTATTCCCTTCAATTAGATGTCATTCGCCATCGATTTGCCTTAGCACAACGCACCTTAGAATTAGAATGTACCCAAACTAAATACGAACATTTGTTGCAGCATTCCGCCCAGAAATTATCATCAGAAACTGAATGTCAGTTTTGTAAATCTCTGCCCGAATTAGATACAAAATTATCAGAATCAATTGCTAAATTAAGCCAATATTGGGCTGTTTTGTTAGAAGCAAATGAACCCAGAGTATTAGCCGAAGATCCCTTAAACCATCTGCGGGAACTGGCTCAAATGACGTATCGAGATTTAGATGGACAAATCAAACCTTTATTAACTTCAGAAGAAATTCATCAATTATTAGTAGAACGAGGCAATTTAACCCCAGAAGAACGAGAAAAGATTGAATCCCATGTTAGTTATACTTATGAATTTTTAAAGCAAATTCCCTGGACAAATGACTTAAAAAATATTCCCACCATTGCTTATCGACATCATGAAAAACTGGATGGAACCGGATATCCTTTGGGATTAAAATTCCCCGAAATTCCCATCCAAGCTCAAATTATTACTATTGCAGATATTTATGATGCCCTAACAGCCGGCGATCGCCCTTATAAAAGCGGATTACCTACTGTAACAGCTTTAAAAATCTTACAACAAGAAGCCGCCAACAATAAAATTAATGCTGATTGTTTAGAACTTTTTAAACAACGAAAAGTCTATGAAGTGTTAGGACATACAATTGATGTGGTTATGGAATTAGCTTGAATAGCAGGGAACAGGGAACAGGGAAAAAGTGATTAGTCATCTAAGCAATTATTTTTAGCAAACATTTAAGCTTGGAATATAAAATACCCACACTAACTTTGAGAAAAGTGTGGGCAGTCGATTCGTTATGGTTGATTGGGTAAGGAAGCGGGATTTACTAACCCATTGGCTGTACTGAACAAATTAATCGGACTTTTGCCATCGGTGATTAACATACTTTGAAGCCCCAACCCTTGTAATAGACGCACTTGTAGTTCTGGCCCTGCTTGGGCGATCGCTCGCAACGTGTCAGGCCCAATCGCCTCCACTTTTTGCCGAAACTCATCCGCTTGAATTTGCGCCAACCGTTGCGCTTTTTCAATTTCCAAACTCATCAACGCTTGCTGATGCGCCAGTTCAGTCTCCTGTCTAGCCCGTAACTGCGCCAATTCCGCTTCTGAACGAATGAGAGCCGCTTCGGCCTCCTGTTGCGCCAAACTCACCGTTAATGCTCCTTGAATTTGTGCGGCTTCTGCTTTCGCTCTGGCTTCTGCCGTGGCTTGTCCCGTAGACTCAATGGCAGCATTTTCCGCTTGAAACGCTAACAATTGCCGCCGTTCCCCTTCCGCAGCACTTTTATCGACAATAATTTGGCGTTCCAGCCTTGCCTTTGCCTCCTGTTCAATTCGTTCTGCATCGTGACGGGCGGCGGCTTCCTGGGCATCGGTGGTAATTTGAATGGCAATTTGTACCGATTTTTGCAAACTTTTCAAAGTTTCTTCATCAACGGGTTCAACGGTCTGAATATCAATATTTGTAATCACCAAATGATTTGCTCGAAATCGAAACTCCTCCCGTACCCGTCCTTCTTCATCAGTCCCAAATACCGCCGTGCGGATAATTCGAGCAGAATTGCGGTGAAATTCATCAAACTTCACCCCCGCAACTGCCCCTCGCACCCGTGATGCGATCGCCTTGCAAGCATCCCCGACAAAATCCGGCACTTGAAACAGTCGCACCGCCGCTTGTTCATCATGACGATTGACGTCAAAATACCAGTTATAGGACAGTTGCAACTGTAAGCGGGCATGATCCGAGGTTTCAACGATAAAAATATCCGTCATAAAATCCGGCCCTAACAACAAAGCCAAGGATTTAATCAAATTGGGTTGTTTGGGTTTACCCCCAGACAAACTCAACACCGTAAACGCTTCATCTGGGTCTAACATGACCAAATCAGGGCCAAAAACTGTTCGGGCGGAGCGATTTTTATAATCGTGAATTTGAACCGCCGAATTTTGCGGAACATGGAAAACAACGGCTCTTGTTTTGTTGCGGGGCGGGCGTGGAGTTTTCCGCGTTACCAGAAGATCCCCATCTTGAACATTGCGATCGGCAATTGGATCTCGCTGTTGCATCAGCAACCCTTCCACCACAGGGGGAAGTTCTTTTTCCCACAATTCCTCATAGGGACTCAACATATAAGCTTGTGGCCCGTTAACTAACTTTAATTCCCCCGTTTGCGTATCTCGTACATAAATCCCTTCATTCTTATCTAAGGGAATCGCTTGTCGCTTTTGAACCACTTCCACTTCCACCGGAGGAATATAATCCCTCGGCCCTGTAATCATCCACAGATCCCCCGGTTGCCGGATTGTAGCCGTTGCCCCCGTACCTTCTGTAAAGGATTCTCTGGCTCGTAACAACAAAGCTTCTTGCTCACTTAAAATATAAATATACTGAATTCCAGCTTCCAGTCGTTCCCCTGGATGTAAGAAAAAAGAGGTTCGTCCTTGACGCACTTCCCGTAACCCCAATTGGGGTCTACCCGTCTCGTCAATGGGGTTCAGTACCACACACCATTCATGATCATCCAGGGTGGTAATTTGAACTTCCCCCACCACCTCTTCATAAACATCGGGAATATGAATTTCTGCATCGGCTAAGGTGACTAACCATTCATCCCCCGCCCGTCGTTGTCGTCCCAAGACATCCTGAAACGTGCGTTTAGCTCGCAGATGCAAGGCTTTGCGTTCGGTTAACACATAGGCATTGATAATATCAATCACTTCTTCATCGACACCGGGAAGATAGGCCCCTTCCTCCCGCACCAGCCATTCTTCTCCAGCCCGACGACGATGACCTTGGCGATCCACACAAGCTTGGCGGGCGAGTAACCGTAAAGCTTGGTTGGGTTTAATCACTTTAGCTTTGACCGTTTCCACCACTTCCACGTCCACACGCGGAATATAAGTGGCTGGCCCTTCAAACAACCATTCATCACCAGCCCGACGGTCTAGGGTTTGTTCTTCGGTGTCTAGGGTTTGAATTTCGCTAAAGTCTCGCAGTGCCCGTAACCGTAAGGCTTGATTGGTTTCAACGACGTGCAGGCGGGTAACATCCCCGATTAATTCTTCTCCGGGGTACAGGGGAAAGGGATCTTGAGCAAAGCGAATTTCTTGATCGCCATAGCGCAGGCGAATTTGACCATGTTGATCCGCTAAGGGTTGACCGTCTTCATCTCGCAAAACCGGATTAGTAATGATGCAATAATAGCGAGGAGGGACAACGATCATGGACTCTGGACGTAAGGCAAGGCGATCATGATCCCGAAGCGTAATGGTTTGGGGGCCAACTTCCAAACGAGTGACCCCGGTATTGGTATCGAGAATATGGATATATTGTTGGGGTTTGAGGCGAATAACTCCACTAGCGGTTTCAGGACTATCCATCCGGTTGTCCGCCTTGCGTTCTCCAGTCAACATGGTTGTGGCCTAAATACTGTAAATCCACTATCTTCTGATACGAATTAGAGTTGTGTGATAGGGATCACGGTCGTGTTGGGGTTTGGGTCAATGGGTTTGAGAAGAATAATTTTTTAATCAATATAATAGGCTAATGTTCTTTTCTGTTTGAAAATCTATTGGCTGATGTTAAAATCAAATGGGTTTAATTATGTTAATCCTCATAAGCCACTAAACATAAAGACCTGAGTTGCTTAATAAAATGTGTTTTTTTGTGTTGAGATGTAAATTAATGTTTCAGTCTAGCAAGAAGCTTTTGGCCATTCTTATCTCAAGCTTATTTATCATCGTTCATTCAGGATTTATAGGAACAGCCGGAGCTTTGGCTAATAGACTCACAGTAACAAATGCTAACTCACCGACTGTGATTTTAGTTAGCGATTTTGCCATGCTTAATGATGTTGGTCAATTAATTGAAAAGACGAAAGTAGGATCTCTCAATAAGATTAAAGGCTCACAGGCTTTTCTTGATGAACAAGTTCAGCACTTGATGGAAAAGGAAGCTGAAATGGCAGATCATTTAAGTGCTGAAGCAAAAGCTTTGTTAAGTCGGGCCAATATTTCACAGATTATTAGTAATATTGGTACTTCAATTGAAGAAAATTTAACTCTTAGTAAAAAAAGTATGCAAGATCTCAGTGATTTTGTTGCTAGCAGTCAGTTTATCGAAGCCAGTAAAAATGTGTTGGAACAGCAAAATATTGCTAAAGATCGAGTTTTAGAAGAAACGAATCAATTACTCAAAGCGAAGGCAGAATTAGGTTTACAAATCCTCAAAAATACTCAAACAACAATGGGGGATACATTAATTTCATCAAAGCAAATCTTAGAGGATGCAAGTAAAGTAACTGGTGATAAATTGCAGTATAGTCAAATGCTTGTTCAAGACTTTGGCAACAACATTAAGACAATGAATTTTTCAGATATTTCAGCCAAAACTCAATCATTGGTAGATAATATCAATATCCCAGTCAATCAACTTATTTTAGACTCTATATCTTTTGCAGGTGAACAATTGCTTGGAGGTAACAAACAACTCCAAAAAGATATGAAAATTTTTATGGAATCAACTCCAGAAACAATGTGTCAAGCGTATCTGGATATGTCTCAAGGGGTTGATAGCTTACCTTGGAAGACTATTCAAAAAGGTGGAAGTGCAACATTTACACTATTTCGCTCTATAACAGCTGCTTCAGCGGCTGGTGCAGGAGCGTTATCAGGTTATGCCGGAATCGCTTCTACTGTTTCTCAGTTGGGTTTAGGTGGCTTAACTCAGTTAGTTGCAGGTTGGTTGGGTAGTAGTGCGACTGGAGCCGCTGCTACAGCAGTTGTGACTTCAGCCGTGGGAGGCCCTCTTGTTATGGGAACCTTATTGGTTGGAGGAACAGGTGCATTTGCTTATGGAAGCTACCGATTTGGTCAATTAATTGCAGGACAGTTAGACGATTGGGCTAAAACTAACTGCAAGTAAGTTGATAACATAGCGACTCATTTTTGTATCCTAATGGGTTGGCTTAAACTGTTCTAAAATCCCATTGATAAAAGTTTCACCATCAAGGGGAGGATTTTCTTCAGAGGTGGATACAGCCGCATCGATTTTAGCTGCCACATCTTTAACCCATTCTGCCTCAGCCCTTTGCCATTCATCCAGTAGGCGCAACGCAGTTGAGATGACTTGTTCAGGGGTTTGATATTTCCCAGATTCCAGTTGAGTTTGAATAAATTGTTCTTGGTCAGAGGTGAGATTAATGCTCATTTTTGTGTTGCAACAAGGTTCATCCCTATAATAGCTAACCTGATTTCTAATAATTCCAAGCACAAAAACATAGGGGCAACTTTCGTCACCCCTATGGTTAATTATTCATTATTTCACGGATGATCAGCCAAATTTCCCGGCCGTTGAAGCCAGTAGGAATGCAGCATAGGTAAGGATATAGCCCACCGTAAA contains:
- a CDS encoding ribbon-helix-helix domain-containing protein, with product MSINLTSDQEQFIQTQLESGKYQTPEQVISTALRLLDEWQRAEAEWVKDVAAKIDAAVSTSEENPPLDGETFINGILEQFKPTH
- a CDS encoding colicin uptake protein produces the protein MLTGERKADNRMDSPETASGVIRLKPQQYIHILDTNTGVTRLEVGPQTITLRDHDRLALRPESMIVVPPRYYCIITNPVLRDEDGQPLADQHGQIRLRYGDQEIRFAQDPFPLYPGEELIGDVTRLHVVETNQALRLRALRDFSEIQTLDTEEQTLDRRAGDEWLFEGPATYIPRVDVEVVETVKAKVIKPNQALRLLARQACVDRQGHRRRAGEEWLVREEGAYLPGVDEEVIDIINAYVLTERKALHLRAKRTFQDVLGRQRRAGDEWLVTLADAEIHIPDVYEEVVGEVQITTLDDHEWCVVLNPIDETGRPQLGLREVRQGRTSFFLHPGERLEAGIQYIYILSEQEALLLRARESFTEGTGATATIRQPGDLWMITGPRDYIPPVEVEVVQKRQAIPLDKNEGIYVRDTQTGELKLVNGPQAYMLSPYEELWEKELPPVVEGLLMQQRDPIADRNVQDGDLLVTRKTPRPPRNKTRAVVFHVPQNSAVQIHDYKNRSARTVFGPDLVMLDPDEAFTVLSLSGGKPKQPNLIKSLALLLGPDFMTDIFIVETSDHARLQLQLSYNWYFDVNRHDEQAAVRLFQVPDFVGDACKAIASRVRGAVAGVKFDEFHRNSARIIRTAVFGTDEEGRVREEFRFRANHLVITNIDIQTVEPVDEETLKSLQKSVQIAIQITTDAQEAAARHDAERIEQEAKARLERQIIVDKSAAEGERRQLLAFQAENAAIESTGQATAEARAKAEAAQIQGALTVSLAQQEAEAALIRSEAELAQLRARQETELAHQQALMSLEIEKAQRLAQIQADEFRQKVEAIGPDTLRAIAQAGPELQVRLLQGLGLQSMLITDGKSPINLFSTANGLVNPASLPNQP